A region from the Salicibibacter cibarius genome encodes:
- a CDS encoding adenine deaminase C-terminal domain-containing protein: MITNATYLNSGRKQWTKANIWIYHDRIVYVGDALPAKSPKINWYDARGQFIVPGYIEHHAHPFMLYHPRAFADYALKRGTSTIFNDNLILIMHLEKKKALSFISEMGEGPSSLYWSTRVDAQTETNDENRLFTPQNIDEWVNHPLVVQGGEFSGWPRVIAGDDTMLHWVEQLKKANIPMEGHLPGASEKTLAQLALLGVMSDHEAITGEEVLRRLDAGYMTTLRHSSLRPDLPHLINDLKEAGITDYSRFLLTTDGGSPTFYEPGVMDSLLKIVLEAGIDPLEAYEMVSYNVARHYGIEDMHGMIAPGRVAHLNFLMDVQDPVPISVMAKGEWVVQEGRVVKDLKPFDWGPYVSEQPGISWELEEEDMHFSMPMGIHLVNNVLLKPYHIDIDATKETLGEGHDQCYFAMIDKEGKWRMNTILKGFATQLDGLATTFSITGDVIMIGKKKSAMKKAFEHLKAAGGGLFIENDQEDRCFHLPLPYFGMMADLSMEEVMERHAAFVDVMKTCGYPYDDPLYSIFFFSSTHLPYVRTTAKGIYDVHKKSVLFPTIMR; the protein is encoded by the coding sequence GTGATTACAAACGCTACGTATTTAAACAGCGGGCGCAAACAATGGACGAAAGCGAATATTTGGATTTACCATGACCGCATCGTCTACGTTGGAGACGCATTGCCGGCGAAATCGCCGAAGATAAATTGGTACGATGCCCGTGGGCAATTTATCGTACCCGGATATATCGAACATCACGCACACCCATTTATGTTGTATCACCCCCGCGCTTTTGCGGATTATGCGTTGAAACGCGGAACGAGCACAATCTTTAACGACAATCTAATCCTGATAATGCACTTGGAAAAAAAGAAAGCGCTTTCTTTCATCAGTGAAATGGGAGAAGGGCCCTCCTCACTGTATTGGTCCACGCGGGTGGACGCACAAACGGAAACAAACGATGAAAATCGTTTGTTCACTCCGCAAAACATTGACGAATGGGTGAACCATCCACTCGTTGTCCAAGGTGGGGAGTTCAGCGGCTGGCCCCGCGTCATCGCCGGGGATGACACGATGCTTCATTGGGTTGAACAATTGAAAAAAGCAAATATACCAATGGAAGGCCACTTGCCCGGAGCTTCGGAAAAAACGTTGGCACAGCTCGCGTTGCTCGGTGTGATGAGTGACCACGAGGCGATCACGGGGGAAGAAGTGTTGCGCAGACTCGATGCCGGCTATATGACGACGTTGCGACATTCTTCATTACGCCCTGATTTGCCACATTTGATCAATGACTTGAAAGAAGCGGGGATTACCGATTACAGCCGTTTTCTTCTCACAACCGATGGAGGAAGCCCGACGTTCTATGAACCCGGCGTCATGGATTCGTTGTTAAAAATCGTCCTTGAAGCGGGCATTGATCCACTGGAAGCCTATGAAATGGTTTCGTATAATGTCGCCCGTCATTACGGGATTGAAGACATGCATGGCATGATCGCCCCCGGGAGGGTGGCACATCTCAATTTTCTCATGGACGTGCAAGATCCCGTCCCAATTTCGGTGATGGCAAAAGGCGAATGGGTTGTTCAAGAGGGACGTGTCGTGAAAGATCTGAAGCCCTTCGATTGGGGACCGTACGTCTCTGAACAGCCGGGCATCTCCTGGGAGTTGGAAGAAGAAGACATGCATTTTTCCATGCCGATGGGCATTCATCTCGTCAATAATGTCTTATTAAAGCCTTATCATATTGATATTGACGCAACAAAAGAAACCCTTGGAGAGGGACACGATCAATGTTACTTCGCCATGATTGATAAAGAAGGGAAATGGCGAATGAACACGATTTTGAAAGGGTTTGCCACCCAATTGGACGGATTGGCAACAACATTTTCGATCACCGGCGATGTCATCATGATCGGGAAAAAGAAATCAGCCATGAAAAAAGCATTTGAACATTTGAAAGCTGCCGGCGGCGGATTATTTATTGAGAATGACCAAGAAGATCGTTGCTTTCATCTTCCGCTTCCTTATTTTGGCATGATGGCTGACTTGTCTATGGAGGAGGTCATGGAGAGACATGCAGCTTTCGTTGATGTTATGAAAACATGTGGCTATCCATATGATGATCCTTTATATAGCATCTTTTTCTTTTCATCA